In Bactrocera oleae isolate idBacOlea1 chromosome 3, idBacOlea1, whole genome shotgun sequence, a genomic segment contains:
- the LOC138856440 gene encoding nestin-like, translated as MGTQMSTQFKEQDTRMSQMSTQMSTQFKEQDIPQHARFSAPLSAPKELDVHMSAQVSSQLEEEEACEPGSSQYEEQEACIPAKVSSQSEELNGRMPAQVPSQSEEEEACVPVQGSSQSKELELRMSGQVFSQLQEKEACEPVKGSSQLEEQEAWIPAQVSLQLEEQEACIPSQVEDQPE; from the exons ATGGggacgcaaatgtcgacacaatttaaagagcaggatacacgtatgtctcagatgtcaacgcaaatgtcgacacaatttaaagagcaggatatac cgcaacatgcacgtttttcagcaccgttgtcagcaccgaaagagctcgacgtgcatatgtcagcgcaggtatcctcacagttggaagaggaggaagcatgtgaaccaggatcttcacagtatgaagagcaagaagcttgtataccagcaaaagtgtcttcgcagtcggaagaactgaacgggcgcatgccagcgcaggtgccctcacagtcggaagaggaggaagcgtgtgtaccagtacaagggtcctcacagtcgaaagagctggaactgcgtatgtcagggcaggtgttctcacagttgCAAGAgaaggaagcgtgtgaaccagtaaaaggttcctcacagttagaagagcaagaagcttggataccagcacaagtgtccttacagttggaagagcaggaagcgtgtataccatcacaggtggaagatcagcctgaatga